The sequence CTCAGGGATCCCAGGCTACCCCCACTGACTGCTGCTGAAACTCACCAGAGGGGCCTGAGGTTGTGAGTTTAGTCATCCTTCTTGAACTTGCCGTTGATGTAGGGCACCCAGTCCAGAATCAGCCGCCAGTCAGTGGCCCATACCAGCCCCACAGCACCCACGGCACCCCACAGGCTCGCCGTGGGGACCCTGCAAAGACAGCAGGGGTCAGGCCTCAGCACCCCTCCAACGCAGCTGTTCATCAGGTGTCCGCCTTGCACCTGGCCCTGCCCCACGTGTGGTGGGACACATCTTGCTGATGACCCCGAGGCAAGGCCATTCCCGTCTGCTTTCACATCAAGATCTGCTTAAGGTTTTATTTGAGGAATTCtgctaagaaaagaaaagcccaAGCCCAAGCTTACAACCATAAGGACAGAAAAAGCTTGCAGGCAGACACATTAACGAATGCAGTTTACAGCAGCTCCATCCCCGAGACAGCCAATGGACAGAGGTAAGAATTGTCAGGGACCTGTCCTACTGATGAGACCGTGGCACAGAGAGGGCAAGCCATGTCCCTGAGACACACAGCCCGCTGGGTGCAGAGCCAAAGCAGGGGCTCCAAGACTACCACACCCAACGTTTACATCCAGCAATGGGCATGGTCAAGGACATCCCCAACAATCCCACCTCCTGGACTGTATACCTCCCTTTGAGTGTCAGCTGGACCCAGTCACACCCCTAATGAATAAAATATGGAGAGGGGTAAATCACTGCGGatagtgactgcaggcatgaaattaaggCACTTGATCCTTAGAAGGAAAGATTTGACAaagctggacagcatattaaaaagcagagccctcactttgccgacaaaggtccatataatcaaacctatggtttttccagtagtcatgtatggatgtgagtgttggaccataaagaaggctgagtgctaaagaattgatgcttttgaactgtggtgctagagaagactcttgagagtcctttggaatgcaaggagatcaaaccagtcaattctaaaggaaatcaa is a genomic window of Ovis canadensis isolate MfBH-ARS-UI-01 breed Bighorn chromosome 5, ARS-UI_OviCan_v2, whole genome shotgun sequence containing:
- the UQCR11 gene encoding cytochrome b-c1 complex subunit 10, whose product is MLTRFLGPRYRQLARNWVPTASLWGAVGAVGLVWATDWRLILDWVPYINGKFKKDD